The Sulfurovum riftiae genome has a window encoding:
- a CDS encoding NifS family cysteine desulfurase: protein MKVYLDNNATTIVDPHVFAEMEPYFVQRYGNPNSLHLFASETHPALKDAMEKIYAGIHAPKDDSIVITSCATESNNWVLKSIYFEQILTGKKNHIIISEVEHPSVIATAKFIESMGCKVTYLPINHEGIIDPQSVRDTITDKTALVSVMWANNETGAIFPVEEIGDICEEYNVPFHTDAVQAIGKLPVDIQSFNVDYLTFSAHKFHGPKGVGALYIKKGRELTPLLHGGSQMGGYRSGTLNVPGIVGMGKAMEQAVDALDYEMEDIREMRDAFEDELLKIEDTFVVTPREKRTPNTILISFRGIEGESMLWDLNRAGIAASTGSACASEDLEANSVMEAIGAAEDLAHTAIRFSLSRYTTQEELDYTLDMVKKAVERLRGISSTYSYAPEGHESGLDAHH, encoded by the coding sequence ATGAAAGTCTATTTGGACAACAATGCCACAACGATCGTCGATCCGCATGTATTTGCAGAGATGGAACCCTATTTCGTACAGCGCTACGGCAACCCGAACTCCCTGCACCTTTTTGCCAGCGAGACACACCCGGCGCTCAAAGATGCCATGGAGAAGATCTATGCAGGTATCCATGCACCCAAAGATGACAGTATTGTCATTACCTCCTGTGCGACAGAGAGCAACAACTGGGTCCTGAAAAGTATCTACTTCGAGCAGATCCTTACCGGAAAGAAGAACCACATCATCATCTCCGAAGTGGAACACCCTTCCGTCATCGCTACGGCAAAATTCATCGAAAGTATGGGATGCAAGGTCACCTACCTTCCTATCAACCATGAAGGGATCATCGATCCTCAAAGCGTAAGGGACACGATCACAGACAAGACCGCACTGGTCTCCGTCATGTGGGCGAACAATGAAACCGGAGCCATCTTCCCTGTCGAAGAGATCGGTGACATTTGTGAAGAATACAATGTACCTTTCCATACCGATGCCGTACAGGCCATAGGAAAACTCCCTGTCGATATCCAGTCTTTCAATGTGGACTATCTGACATTCTCCGCACACAAGTTCCACGGGCCCAAAGGGGTCGGTGCACTCTACATCAAAAAAGGCAGAGAGTTGACACCGCTGCTTCACGGCGGTTCGCAGATGGGCGGTTACCGTTCGGGAACACTCAATGTACCGGGTATCGTCGGTATGGGCAAAGCGATGGAACAGGCGGTCGATGCACTCGATTACGAAATGGAGGACATCAGGGAGATGAGAGATGCCTTCGAAGATGAACTTCTCAAGATCGAAGACACTTTCGTGGTCACCCCCAGAGAGAAGAGAACACCCAATACCATCCTGATCTCCTTCAGAGGTATCGAGGGTGAGTCCATGCTCTGGGACCTGAACCGTGCAGGTATCGCGGCAAGCACAGGATCAGCCTGTGCCTCCGAGGACCTCGAAGCCAACTCTGTCATGGAAGCCATCGGCGCAGCAGAAGACCTGGCACATACAGCCATCCGTTTCTCCCTGAGCCGTTACACGACACAGGAAGAACTGGATTACACGCTTGACATGGTCAAAAAGGCCGTAGAGAGGCTCAGAGGTATTTCGAGTACCTACTCTTATGCACCCGAAGGGCATGAGAGCGGGCTTGATGCACACCATTAA
- a CDS encoding STAS/SEC14 domain-containing protein yields the protein MAVKIKEHGIGIAIKRNKKRLFIEITMMGKLTHEDYKVFVPMIDKALKEAKGLEVDLLVDMRKFKGWELLAAWDDFKFGVKHRNAFDKMAIVGNKKWEEQSTVMMSHLMKGESKFFQSRGKALTWLMK from the coding sequence ATGGCAGTAAAGATCAAAGAACACGGTATAGGGATCGCAATCAAAAGGAACAAAAAAAGACTCTTCATAGAGATCACGATGATGGGGAAACTGACGCATGAGGATTACAAGGTCTTCGTACCCATGATCGACAAGGCGCTCAAAGAGGCGAAAGGACTGGAGGTGGACCTGCTGGTGGATATGCGTAAATTCAAAGGCTGGGAGCTTCTGGCTGCCTGGGATGACTTCAAGTTCGGGGTCAAACACAGGAATGCCTTTGACAAGATGGCGATCGTCGGGAACAAGAAGTGGGAAGAGCAGTCAACGGTGATGATGAGCCACCTGATGAAAGGTGAATCGAAATTCTTCCAAAGCAGAGGGAAGGCACTCACCTGGCTGATGAAATAA
- a CDS encoding A/G-specific adenine glycosylase → MKSIHEKIHKWYKTHGRTDLPWRTVTDPYPIYLSEVMLQQTQVKTVLERYYFPFLEAFPTLKSLGEAPLDAVLKHWEGLGYYNRAKNLHKAAQVLLQKGQAQGIAPTLPSDIDTLFKLPGIGKNTAHAIAAFAFRQPVPVMEANVKRILCRLHRLRTPDEKRLWKLAYGMVDKENPFDYNQAMMDIGATLCIPKDPKCDLCPLESICKGKNTPRTYPLKKKRSVPTREEHIMISVYNDRLALTKRSGKFLHGLWGFASAEVPLCASEPIGEVSHAYTHFKLKCKVWVHHELEPEQESYFTPEEIKDLAVSKVDEKIVKLYLDTIQQ, encoded by the coding sequence ATGAAAAGCATACATGAAAAGATCCATAAATGGTACAAAACCCATGGAAGGACCGACCTTCCCTGGCGTACCGTGACGGACCCCTACCCCATCTACCTGAGCGAAGTGATGCTGCAGCAGACACAGGTGAAGACCGTGCTGGAGCGCTACTATTTTCCCTTCCTCGAAGCCTTCCCCACACTCAAATCTCTGGGAGAGGCTCCCCTCGATGCTGTGCTCAAACACTGGGAGGGACTAGGCTACTACAACCGTGCGAAGAACCTGCACAAGGCTGCACAAGTATTACTGCAAAAAGGGCAAGCACAAGGCATTGCCCCTACACTGCCATCCGATATTGATACCCTGTTCAAACTGCCCGGTATCGGCAAAAATACCGCCCATGCCATCGCCGCTTTCGCTTTCCGCCAGCCCGTTCCCGTCATGGAAGCCAATGTCAAACGCATCCTCTGCCGCCTGCACAGACTGCGTACCCCTGATGAGAAGAGACTCTGGAAACTTGCCTACGGGATGGTCGACAAGGAGAACCCTTTCGATTACAACCAGGCGATGATGGATATCGGAGCAACGCTCTGCATCCCCAAAGATCCAAAATGTGACCTCTGTCCGCTTGAAAGCATCTGCAAGGGAAAAAATACCCCCAGGACATACCCTCTGAAAAAGAAGAGAAGTGTGCCAACACGTGAAGAGCACATCATGATCTCTGTCTACAACGACCGGCTTGCCCTGACAAAACGCAGCGGTAAGTTCCTACACGGTCTCTGGGGCTTTGCAAGTGCCGAAGTACCTCTGTGTGCCTCCGAACCTATCGGTGAAGTAAGCCATGCCTATACCCATTTCAAACTGAAGTGCAAGGTCTGGGTCCATCATGAGCTTGAACCGGAACAGGAGAGCTATTTCACTCCCGAAGAGATCAAAGATCTGGCAGTATCAAAAGTAGACGAAAAGATTGTTAAACTATACTTGGATACAATTCAACAATGA
- the def gene encoding peptide deformylase: protein MVREIVIYPDKRLKLISKEVESFDGALHDLLDDMYDTMIARNGVGLAAIQVGVDLRALIINVPLEKEDGEHDQPKENTLEMINPVIVEKDGSEKFQEGCLSVPGIYEDIERAKHVKVEYFDRYGEKHTIEDDGFLAIAMQHEIDHLDGKVFVEKLSYIKRKKFEKEWKRKLKEL, encoded by the coding sequence ATGGTTAGAGAGATAGTGATATACCCCGACAAGAGACTCAAGCTCATCTCCAAAGAGGTCGAGTCCTTTGACGGTGCCCTGCATGACCTGCTGGATGATATGTACGATACGATGATCGCACGCAACGGTGTGGGGCTCGCTGCCATTCAGGTAGGGGTGGACCTTCGCGCGCTCATCATCAATGTGCCTTTGGAGAAAGAGGACGGCGAGCATGACCAACCCAAAGAGAATACCCTCGAGATGATCAACCCGGTCATTGTCGAGAAAGACGGTTCCGAAAAGTTCCAGGAGGGCTGTCTCTCCGTGCCCGGTATCTATGAAGATATCGAACGTGCCAAACATGTCAAAGTGGAGTATTTTGACCGTTACGGTGAAAAGCACACGATTGAAGATGATGGGTTCCTTGCCATTGCGATGCAGCATGAGATCGACCATCTGGATGGGAAGGTGTTTGTGGAGAAGCTCTCATATATCAAACGCAAGAAATTCGAAAAAGAGTGGAAAAGGAAATTAAAAGAGTTATAG
- a CDS encoding YifB family Mg chelatase-like AAA ATPase, with translation MNAKTHSGNLPPETKKVKVKVKQKEKQPAIVNRLACATLEGVDAKVIEVEATFTKGLPGFSVVGLASSDIQEAKERVKSALLTNEFVFPPLKITINLSPSDIKKNGTHFDLSLALLVALNKKAFEEEGLFVFGELGLDGRVKSSSLLFPLILSLKEQGLIERAIVPKEAITYLSHISGVDFIAVETLSEAIALLKKGEFKANIEQFSYDAKMFRVEGTPYYFEEKYESDFADVKGQMIAKRAAMLAAAGMHNFFMEGNPGCGKSMIAKRLKDILPPISETELLSIAKHQFLDGQTPDFKAIRPMRSPHHTATSASIFGGGSGQAKIGEVALANYGILFFDEIPHFSKNVLEAMREPLQDKKVHIARVNAKIEYAADIMFVAAQNPCPCGNLLSKSKSCRCSEVEIKRYQNRLSDPFLDRIDLFVVMQEVSSSDSRDVTSKAMHEAVMEAFKRQKARGQERLNGKLAEDEIERYCILSEEAGKILEGAIVKFGLSHRSIASIKKVGRTIADIHGNEKIEKKDILEALSYRRRR, from the coding sequence ATGAATGCAAAAACGCATAGTGGTAATCTCCCACCCGAAACCAAAAAAGTTAAAGTTAAAGTCAAGCAGAAAGAGAAGCAGCCTGCCATTGTGAACCGTCTGGCCTGTGCGACGCTTGAGGGTGTCGATGCGAAGGTCATAGAGGTGGAGGCCACCTTTACCAAGGGCCTGCCGGGCTTCTCTGTGGTCGGTCTGGCTTCCAGTGATATTCAGGAGGCGAAAGAGCGTGTGAAATCGGCGCTTCTTACCAATGAATTCGTCTTTCCTCCGCTGAAGATCACCATCAACCTTTCACCGAGTGATATCAAGAAGAACGGTACACACTTCGACCTCTCTCTGGCGCTGCTTGTGGCACTGAACAAGAAGGCCTTTGAAGAGGAGGGGCTTTTCGTCTTCGGGGAGCTGGGTCTGGATGGACGGGTAAAAAGCTCTTCGCTGCTCTTTCCGCTTATTCTCTCGCTTAAAGAGCAGGGGCTTATCGAGAGGGCGATCGTTCCCAAAGAGGCCATTACCTATCTGAGCCATATCTCGGGAGTGGACTTCATCGCAGTAGAAACACTTTCCGAAGCAATAGCACTGTTGAAAAAAGGGGAATTCAAAGCCAATATCGAACAGTTCTCCTATGATGCAAAGATGTTCAGAGTGGAAGGCACACCTTACTATTTTGAAGAGAAGTACGAGAGTGATTTTGCCGATGTAAAAGGACAGATGATCGCCAAGAGGGCTGCGATGCTCGCCGCTGCGGGGATGCACAACTTCTTCATGGAAGGCAACCCCGGATGCGGGAAGAGCATGATCGCCAAACGGCTCAAAGATATACTGCCGCCCATAAGCGAAACGGAACTGCTCTCCATTGCCAAGCACCAGTTTCTGGACGGGCAGACCCCGGACTTCAAAGCCATACGTCCGATGCGAAGTCCGCACCATACGGCGACCTCTGCCTCCATTTTCGGTGGAGGGTCCGGACAGGCGAAGATCGGGGAAGTGGCTTTGGCGAACTACGGCATTCTCTTTTTTGACGAGATCCCCCACTTTTCCAAGAATGTGCTCGAAGCGATGCGAGAGCCGCTGCAGGACAAAAAGGTGCACATCGCCAGGGTCAATGCCAAGATAGAATATGCTGCAGACATCATGTTCGTGGCAGCGCAGAATCCCTGTCCCTGCGGGAATCTGCTCTCCAAGAGCAAAAGCTGCCGCTGTTCCGAAGTGGAAATCAAACGCTATCAGAACAGGCTTTCAGACCCTTTCCTTGACCGGATAGACCTGTTTGTGGTCATGCAGGAGGTGAGCAGTTCTGACAGTAGAGATGTAACCTCAAAAGCGATGCATGAAGCGGTCATGGAAGCGTTTAAAAGGCAGAAAGCACGGGGTCAGGAGAGGCTCAACGGAAAACTGGCAGAAGATGAGATAGAGCGTTACTGTATCCTGAGTGAAGAGGCAGGAAAGATCCTGGAGGGAGCCATTGTAAAGTTCGGACTCTCACACAGGAGCATCGCTTCGATCAAAAAGGTAGGACGTACCATTGCCGATATCCACGGTAATGAAAAGATAGAGAAAAAAGATATACTTGAAGCGCTAAGCTATCGACGTCGTCGATAG
- the tig gene encoding trigger factor: MKVAVKKIDDANVAVEGTIENKVIDTNVDKLAREAGKEMKVDGFRKGKVPPHVVKKLHGDKLRQDAEGEALRSLIDLGVKEAGINTADILGEPIFKKYDKKDDGIEVEMEISLRPEIKAEGYEKAVPAFKKPTATAKEVEEKLNEIAAQQAPFEKIKRKRMVRDGDMVVIDFEGFIDGEAFEGGKAEKFNLKIGSGQFIPGFEEQIIGMKYEEEKDVVVTFPEEYQSKELAGKEATFKVKLHEIQEQVAAELNDELAQKLLQDEKATLDTLKEKLKEQIVNEKVSKVYNEELKPKLIEALVAHFDFVLPNNIVEQEIDAKINAKAREMSEEELNEFKENPEKVEALREEVREEAQNSVKATFIVDALAKKEEVNVDDQEVSQAIYYEAMMSGQDPQQVIKYYQENNLLPAVKMGMIEDKLFGKLLGLDQK; this comes from the coding sequence GTGAAAGTTGCAGTAAAGAAGATTGATGATGCCAATGTGGCGGTTGAAGGTACGATTGAGAACAAAGTGATCGACACGAATGTTGACAAACTTGCCAGAGAAGCGGGCAAAGAGATGAAAGTCGATGGATTCAGAAAAGGGAAAGTGCCTCCGCATGTCGTAAAGAAACTCCATGGTGACAAACTCAGACAGGATGCCGAAGGTGAGGCACTCAGATCGTTGATCGATCTTGGTGTGAAAGAAGCAGGGATCAACACAGCGGACATTCTCGGAGAGCCGATCTTCAAGAAGTATGACAAAAAAGATGACGGTATCGAAGTAGAGATGGAGATCTCTCTGAGACCTGAGATCAAAGCGGAAGGGTATGAAAAAGCTGTTCCGGCATTCAAAAAACCGACAGCGACAGCCAAAGAGGTTGAAGAGAAACTTAACGAGATCGCTGCACAGCAGGCACCATTCGAGAAGATCAAGAGAAAGAGAATGGTAAGAGACGGTGACATGGTTGTCATCGATTTCGAAGGTTTCATTGACGGCGAGGCATTCGAGGGCGGTAAAGCGGAAAAGTTCAACCTCAAGATCGGTTCGGGGCAGTTCATTCCCGGTTTCGAAGAGCAGATCATCGGCATGAAGTACGAAGAGGAGAAAGATGTTGTCGTGACATTCCCGGAAGAGTACCAGTCAAAAGAGCTTGCGGGCAAAGAGGCGACATTCAAAGTGAAACTGCATGAGATCCAGGAGCAGGTCGCAGCGGAACTGAACGACGAATTGGCACAGAAACTCCTTCAGGACGAGAAAGCGACACTCGATACGCTCAAAGAGAAGCTCAAAGAGCAGATCGTGAACGAGAAGGTCTCGAAAGTATACAACGAAGAGCTCAAGCCTAAGCTCATCGAAGCACTGGTAGCGCATTTTGATTTTGTACTTCCGAATAACATCGTTGAGCAGGAGATCGATGCGAAGATCAATGCCAAAGCAAGAGAGATGAGCGAAGAGGAACTAAACGAATTCAAAGAGAATCCGGAAAAAGTGGAAGCCCTTCGCGAAGAGGTAAGAGAAGAAGCGCAGAACTCTGTGAAAGCGACATTCATTGTAGACGCACTTGCAAAGAAAGAGGAAGTGAACGTAGACGACCAGGAAGTATCCCAGGCGATATACTACGAAGCGATGATGAGTGGTCAGGACCCTCAGCAGGTCATCAAGTACTACCAGGAGAACAACCTTCTTCCAGCAGTGAAGATGGGAATGATCGAAGACAAGCTCTTCGGCAAGCTTTTGGGCCTGGATCAAAAATAA
- the clpP gene encoding ATP-dependent Clp endopeptidase proteolytic subunit ClpP, translating to MSYIPYVVEQTGRGERSYDIYSRLLKDRIIMLSGEVNDQVASSIVAQLLFLEAQDPDKDIYFYINSPGGVITSGLSMFDTMNYIKPDIVTICIGQAASMGAFLLASGTKGKRYALPHARIMIHQPSGGAQGQSTDIQIQAQEIQRLKDTLNEIMAERTSKTAKKIEKDTERDNFMSAKEAVEYGLIDKVLTKSFG from the coding sequence ATGAGTTATATCCCCTACGTTGTAGAACAGACCGGCAGAGGCGAAAGATCGTACGATATCTATTCGAGACTTCTCAAAGACAGGATCATCATGCTCAGCGGCGAGGTCAACGACCAGGTCGCTTCTTCCATCGTGGCACAGCTGCTTTTCCTCGAAGCGCAGGACCCTGACAAGGACATCTACTTCTATATCAACTCTCCGGGCGGTGTGATCACGTCCGGTCTGAGCATGTTCGATACGATGAACTACATCAAGCCGGATATCGTGACCATCTGTATCGGACAGGCGGCGTCCATGGGTGCTTTCCTTTTGGCTTCCGGTACCAAAGGGAAGCGTTATGCCCTGCCGCATGCACGTATCATGATACACCAGCCTTCGGGCGGTGCACAGGGTCAGTCCACCGATATCCAGATACAGGCGCAGGAGATACAGCGGCTCAAAGATACGCTCAATGAGATCATGGCAGAGAGGACAAGCAAGACCGCCAAGAAGATAGAGAAAGATACAGAGAGAGACAACTTCATGTCCGCCAAAGAAGCGGTGGAGTACGGGCTCATCGACAAAGTACTTACAAAGTCGTTTGGGTAG
- a CDS encoding YeiH family protein → MAFSPENRKGTMSGILFVAIFAAGATYIAGLGPVKALGLSPLVIGIVMGIFYANTLHNQTPVEWHPGITFSGKKILRFAIVLYGFRITFQEIAAVGMDGFLVSLIMLSSTLILGSWLGTKIFGMEKDTSILTASGAAVCGAAAVLATEPVLKAEEYKTAVAVSMVVLFGTISMFLYPVLYTTLIENATGFLHMTAREFGIYVGGTIHEVAQVVAVPASVPGSPKEMADAAVIVKMTRVIMIAPMLIILGLYLAWEAKKAGGESGGKMKLVIPWFAVYFIGVAGFNSLHLLPQNLVDIINEVDTFLLTMAMTALGMGTIFAKFKGLGLAPVYTALSMFVWLVVGGFIVTKVIVEVL, encoded by the coding sequence ATGGCTTTCTCCCCTGAAAACCGGAAAGGTACCATGAGCGGTATCCTTTTCGTCGCGATCTTTGCTGCCGGTGCCACCTATATCGCTGGTCTCGGACCGGTCAAAGCACTGGGACTTTCCCCCCTCGTCATCGGTATCGTCATGGGTATCTTCTATGCCAATACCCTGCATAACCAGACACCTGTAGAGTGGCACCCGGGGATCACCTTCTCCGGAAAGAAGATCCTCCGTTTTGCCATCGTACTTTACGGTTTCCGCATCACCTTCCAGGAGATCGCCGCAGTAGGTATGGACGGATTCCTTGTCTCACTCATCATGCTCTCCTCCACCCTCATACTCGGTTCATGGCTCGGAACGAAGATCTTCGGTATGGAGAAGGACACCTCCATCCTGACCGCTTCAGGAGCTGCTGTCTGTGGTGCGGCTGCCGTTCTGGCGACCGAGCCGGTACTGAAAGCGGAAGAGTATAAAACAGCCGTTGCAGTCTCCATGGTCGTACTTTTCGGTACCATCTCCATGTTCCTCTACCCGGTACTCTATACGACCCTCATCGAAAATGCCACGGGCTTCCTCCATATGACGGCCAGAGAGTTCGGTATCTATGTGGGCGGGACCATCCATGAAGTGGCACAGGTCGTTGCCGTTCCTGCCTCCGTTCCAGGCTCTCCAAAAGAGATGGCCGATGCAGCCGTGATCGTCAAGATGACAAGGGTCATCATGATCGCACCGATGCTGATCATCCTTGGTCTCTACCTTGCATGGGAAGCGAAAAAAGCCGGTGGTGAAAGCGGCGGGAAGATGAAACTGGTCATCCCGTGGTTCGCTGTCTACTTCATCGGTGTCGCCGGCTTCAACTCACTGCACCTGCTCCCGCAGAACCTGGTAGATATCATCAATGAGGTCGACACCTTCCTGCTTACCATGGCAATGACCGCCTTGGGTATGGGAACGATCTTCGCCAAGTTCAAAGGCCTCGGACTCGCACCGGTCTATACTGCTCTGAGTATGTTCGTCTGGCTTGTCGTAGGCGGATTCATCGTCACAAAAGTGATCGTAGAGGTTCTTTAA
- the folE gene encoding GTP cyclohydrolase I FolE yields MNKEKEFEEAVTKVLELLGEDPKREGLLKTPNRVVKALRFLTEGYQQDPEEILNQALFSTSNDEMVLVRDIEFYSMCEHHMLPIIGRCHVAYIPDGKVVGLSKIPRIVNVYARRLQIQEQMTEQIADAILGTIKPKGVAVVVHARHMCMEMRGVQKINSTTVSSALRGLFKSDERTRNEFYNLINTPTPSNF; encoded by the coding sequence ATGAATAAAGAAAAAGAGTTTGAAGAGGCGGTGACGAAGGTTTTGGAACTGCTGGGAGAAGACCCGAAGCGTGAGGGACTGCTCAAGACACCCAACCGTGTGGTAAAAGCGCTCAGGTTCCTGACCGAAGGGTACCAGCAGGATCCCGAAGAGATCCTCAACCAGGCACTCTTCTCCACCAGCAACGACGAGATGGTATTGGTACGCGACATCGAGTTCTACTCCATGTGCGAGCACCATATGCTGCCCATCATCGGGCGCTGCCATGTCGCCTATATCCCCGACGGAAAGGTTGTGGGTCTGAGCAAGATCCCTCGCATCGTCAATGTCTATGCCAGGCGCCTGCAGATCCAGGAACAGATGACCGAACAGATCGCCGATGCCATTCTGGGTACCATCAAACCCAAAGGGGTCGCGGTCGTGGTCCATGCCCGCCATATGTGCATGGAGATGCGCGGTGTCCAGAAGATCAACTCCACTACTGTCTCTTCAGCCCTGCGCGGCCTCTTCAAGAGTGACGAACGTACCCGTAACGAATTCTACAACCTTATCAATACGCCTACACCCTCGAATTTTTAA